The following coding sequences lie in one Miscanthus floridulus cultivar M001 chromosome 9, ASM1932011v1, whole genome shotgun sequence genomic window:
- the LOC136482338 gene encoding myb-related protein Zm1-like, whose product MGKGRAPCCAKVGLNRGSWTPEEDMRLIAYIRKYGHANWRALPKQAGLLRCGKSCRLRWINYLCPDLKRGNFTAEEEETIIKLHGLLGNKWSKIASCLPGRTDNEIKNVWNTHLKKRVSPAGGGEDRGAAGSKKKKKAAAGGGAEEPLPSPSPSSSTTTTTNCSSGDDSGEQQSNTSKEEPDDDELDLENLEMMPMLDDPTFGFDMLVDPVPPAPYGPAVSVSVSSPTSPPPAPACAPPGVDDHLLVLPEIDIDHELWSIIDGDGDGDGGASACTVAAAEAPAPAPCGQLSNASQPPNGGANTSSHGAEEGKEWWLEDLERELGLWPPVEDYHYPVGPHGLVADHPDPLTAMVDDPVSCYLQAGPPPPCMLQEPHKQ is encoded by the exons ATGGGGAAGGGCCGGGCACCGTGCTGCGCCAAGGTGGGGCTCAACAGGGGCTCCTGGACGCCGGAGGAGGACATGCGCCTCATCGCCTACATTCGAAAGTACGGCCACGCCAACTGGCGCGCTCTGCCCAAGCAAGCAG GTTTGCTGCGGTGCGGGAAGAGCTGCCGGCTGCGTTGGATCAACTACCTCTGCCCGGACCTCAAGCGCGGCAACTTCaccgccgaggaggaggagaccatCATCAAGCTCCACGGCTTGCTCGGCAACAA GTGGTCCAAGATCGCGTCGTGCCTGCCGGGCCGGACGGACAACGAGATCAAGAACGTCTGGAACACGCACTTGAAGAAGCGGGTGTCGCCGGCCGGCGGCGGGGAGGACCGCGGCGCCGCCgggtccaagaagaagaagaaagccgccGCTGGCGGTGGCGCCGAGGAGCCGctcccgtcgccgtcgccgtcctcgtccaccaccaccacgaccaacTGCTCCAGCGGCGACGACTCCGGCGAGCAGCAGAGCAACACGAGCAAGGAGGAGCCGGACGACGACGAGCTGGACCTGGAGAACCTCGAGATGATGCCCATGCTCGACGACCCCACCTTCGGCTTCGACATGCTGGTGGACCCCGTGCCGCCGGCGCCGTACGGACCGGCCGTATCCGTGTCCGTGTCGTCGCCCACgtccccgccgccggcgccggcgtgcGCCCCGCCCGGCGTGGACGACCACCTGCTCGTGCTGCCGGAAATCGACATCGACCACGAGCTGTGGAGCATcatcgacggcgacggcgacggcgatggcggcgCCTCCGCTTGCACCGTGGCCGCCGCCGAGGCACCGGCACCGGCGCCTTGCGGCCAGCTGAGCAATGCGTCGCAGCCGCCGAACGGCGGCGCCAACACGAGCAGCCACGGAGCGGAGGAGGGAAAGGAGTGGTGGTTGGAGGACCTGGAGAGGGAGTTGGGCCTGTGGCCCCCCGTGGAGGACTACCATTACCCAGTGGGCCCACATGGTCTGGTCGCTGACCACCCGGACCCGCTCACTGCCATGGTGGACGACCCAGTGTCCTGCTACTTACAAGCGGGCCCGCCTCCGCCATGCATGCTCCAGGAACCCCACAAGCAGTAA